Proteins from a genomic interval of Diaphorobacter sp. HDW4A:
- the cobO gene encoding cob(I)yrinic acid a,c-diamide adenosyltransferase — protein sequence MEIENPPVDKSYEKPDGERRGLLLVNTGDGKGKSTAAFGLALRAHGRSKKVKIFQFMKVPTARFGEHRMFESLGIPIEGLGDGFSWKSRDLEHSAELAREGWERARAVIMSGDHFLVVLDEITYPLIYGWLPLDQVLATLAERPRHVHVCMTGRRCPQEIIDVADTVTEMKLIKHAFKAGIPAQRGIED from the coding sequence ATGGAAATCGAAAATCCGCCAGTGGACAAAAGCTACGAGAAGCCCGACGGCGAGCGGCGCGGCCTGCTGCTCGTGAACACGGGTGATGGAAAGGGCAAGAGCACGGCGGCATTCGGCCTCGCACTGCGCGCCCATGGCCGCAGCAAGAAGGTCAAGATCTTCCAGTTCATGAAGGTGCCGACTGCGCGCTTTGGCGAGCACCGCATGTTTGAGAGTCTGGGCATTCCCATCGAAGGGCTGGGTGATGGCTTCAGCTGGAAGAGCCGCGACCTTGAACATTCCGCCGAGCTTGCACGCGAAGGCTGGGAACGCGCGCGCGCGGTGATCATGTCGGGTGACCATTTTCTGGTGGTGCTCGACGAGATCACCTATCCGCTGATCTACGGTTGGTTGCCGCTCGATCAGGTGTTGGCCACGCTGGCCGAGCGTCCGCGCCATGTGCATGTGTGCATGACGGGCCGCCGCTGCCCGCAGGAGATCATCGACGTGGCGGACACTGTCACCGAGATGAAGCTCATCAAGCATGCCTTCAAGGCAGGCATTCCCGCGCAGCGCGGCATCGAGGATTGA
- the cbiB gene encoding adenosylcobinamide-phosphate synthase CbiB: MEADGILQTGGIFALALLIALVVDRWWGEPTARWHPVVWMGRALQRVGNATAPTEPTGRDMTSFWRAAVCWCVLALIGVAVAVLLQAAILCYAPWWLACVLLGLLIKPMLAWQMLHAEVTAVEDALARSLSEGQAQLGRLVSRDVQVLGEVQVRESAIESLAENLNDSVIAPIFWLVVAGLPGAVLYRFANTADAMWGYPGMRGGRYWQWAGKWAARADDVMSWIPARITAVALWCVTGCERWSALVANARKTPSPNSGWPMAAMALALGVRLSKPEVYVLNPEGRNAEPGDIARSAAIASRAVGCVVMLAVFCLVSMVVVRA; this comes from the coding sequence ATGGAGGCGGACGGTATTTTGCAGACAGGCGGAATTTTCGCGTTGGCCTTGTTGATCGCGCTCGTGGTTGACCGTTGGTGGGGCGAGCCCACTGCACGCTGGCATCCCGTGGTGTGGATGGGGCGTGCGCTGCAGCGCGTGGGCAACGCCACTGCGCCGACCGAGCCCACGGGCCGCGACATGACGAGCTTCTGGCGCGCGGCCGTATGCTGGTGCGTACTCGCGCTGATCGGCGTGGCTGTGGCGGTGCTGCTGCAGGCGGCAATTCTTTGCTACGCGCCGTGGTGGCTGGCTTGTGTGCTGCTGGGCCTGTTGATCAAGCCGATGCTGGCTTGGCAGATGCTCCACGCGGAAGTGACGGCAGTGGAGGATGCACTGGCGCGCTCGTTGTCCGAAGGTCAGGCGCAGCTTGGCCGACTGGTGAGCCGTGACGTGCAGGTGCTTGGCGAGGTGCAGGTGCGCGAAAGCGCCATCGAATCGCTAGCTGAAAATCTCAATGACTCGGTGATCGCGCCGATCTTCTGGCTCGTCGTCGCCGGGCTGCCGGGCGCGGTTCTTTATCGTTTTGCGAACACGGCCGATGCCATGTGGGGCTACCCCGGAATGCGCGGCGGACGTTACTGGCAATGGGCGGGAAAGTGGGCCGCGCGGGCCGATGATGTGATGTCATGGATTCCCGCGCGCATCACGGCCGTGGCGCTGTGGTGCGTGACGGGCTGCGAACGCTGGAGCGCACTGGTTGCGAATGCGCGAAAGACCCCCTCGCCCAATAGCGGCTGGCCGATGGCTGCGATGGCGCTGGCGCTTGGTGTGCGCCTGTCCAAACCCGAGGTGTATGTGCTCAATCCGGAAGGGCGCAACGCAGAGCCGGGTGACATCGCACGCAGTGCGGCGATCGCCTCGCGTGCGGTGGGTTGCGTGGTGATGCTGGCGGTTTTCTGTCTGGTGTCGATGGTGGTGGTACGCGCATGA
- a CDS encoding aminotransferase class I/II-fold pyridoxal phosphate-dependent enzyme, protein MMLQAIPESVHGGPDAKGVPRHDFSTNANACGPCEITQAALRNVDAAHYPDPHYTQLREWLGTFHGVDADRIVLAASASEFMQRISAFAARIGFRHARVPQHGYGDYTRGARVWELELAASDSPALHWACEPASPLGSRDAAIDDWLDESVATHDIRVLDCAYVPLMLDGATPRLPSTAWQLWTPNKALALTGVRAAYAIAPAHVSAEHLAVLRAMSASWPVGSHGVTMLESWIAPEVQRWLKASLATLSDWKRAQIALCESLGWSVLPGSLSNYFTARLPQECRMDEVLSALRSCGIKLRDCASFGLPQHVRAGVLPPQSQAALRDGWIQGVIG, encoded by the coding sequence ATGATGCTGCAGGCCATTCCCGAATCGGTGCACGGCGGGCCGGATGCAAAGGGCGTGCCGCGGCATGATTTTTCGACCAATGCGAATGCATGCGGGCCTTGCGAGATTACGCAAGCCGCGTTGCGCAACGTTGATGCCGCGCACTATCCCGATCCGCACTACACGCAGTTGCGAGAGTGGCTTGGTACGTTTCATGGAGTCGATGCGGATCGCATTGTTCTGGCCGCGAGCGCGAGCGAATTCATGCAGCGCATCAGTGCCTTCGCGGCGCGCATCGGCTTTCGCCATGCGCGCGTGCCGCAGCATGGCTATGGCGACTACACGCGGGGTGCGCGGGTCTGGGAGCTGGAGCTTGCAGCAAGCGATTCGCCCGCGCTGCACTGGGCCTGCGAGCCGGCGAGCCCGCTGGGCTCGCGCGATGCGGCCATTGATGATTGGTTGGATGAGTCCGTCGCGACGCACGACATCCGCGTGCTCGATTGCGCCTATGTGCCGCTGATGCTGGATGGCGCGACGCCGCGCCTGCCGAGCACCGCCTGGCAGCTCTGGACGCCGAACAAGGCGCTCGCGTTGACGGGGGTACGCGCGGCTTATGCGATTGCGCCCGCGCATGTGTCGGCGGAGCACCTCGCCGTGCTGCGCGCGATGTCGGCATCATGGCCCGTCGGGTCGCACGGCGTGACCATGCTCGAGAGCTGGATCGCGCCCGAGGTGCAGCGTTGGCTGAAGGCATCGCTCGCGACATTGAGCGATTGGAAGCGCGCGCAGATCGCGCTGTGTGAGTCACTCGGGTGGTCGGTGCTTCCGGGCAGTCTCTCTAACTATTTCACCGCGCGACTGCCGCAGGAATGCCGCATGGACGAGGTGCTGAGTGCGCTGCGCAGTTGTGGCATCAAGCTGCGCGATTGCGCATCGTTCGGTCTGCCGCAGCATGTACGGGCGGGCGTGCTGCCGCCACAGTCGCAGGCAGCATTGAGAGATGGTTGGATACAGGGAGTCATCGGATGA
- a CDS encoding cobyric acid synthase gives MSARCIMVLGTTSGAGKSWLTTALCRWYANQGLRVAPFKAQNMSNNARVVSAHDGGFGEIGSAQYFQALAARATPDVRMNPLLLKPEADTHSQVVLLGQVSRELTALPWRGRSQKVWPQIAAALDELRAENDVVVIEGAGSPAEINLHASDVVNMRVARHADARCLLVSDIDRGGAFAHLFGTWALLPEDEQALIKGFVLNKFRGDATLLAPAPQMLFERTGIPVVATIPMQWNHGLPEEDGVFDDRAQGTSGAVHTRVAVIAYPRISNLDEFQPLKNVSGVRLNWARSPADVEGADWIVLPGSKSTAADLAWLRAQGLDAAIASHAARGGMVLGVCGGLQMLGEALIDTVGVDGNAPGLGLLPLVTSFEENKTVQLTDTCFGDVLGGWKTLSGVALRGYEIHHGQTAQHPAMEAAGDVARMVIPGVAWQNGAGNVLGLYLHGMFEDANVLQALFGERATTLDAVFERMAQGVGEWFDPAALALN, from the coding sequence ATGAGTGCACGTTGCATCATGGTTCTGGGCACGACGAGCGGGGCGGGCAAGAGCTGGCTCACCACGGCGCTGTGTCGTTGGTACGCGAATCAAGGCTTGAGGGTTGCGCCGTTCAAGGCGCAGAACATGAGCAACAACGCGCGTGTGGTCTCGGCGCACGATGGCGGCTTCGGCGAGATCGGCAGTGCGCAGTATTTTCAGGCGCTTGCCGCACGCGCGACGCCTGATGTGCGCATGAACCCGTTGCTGCTCAAGCCCGAGGCCGATACGCACAGCCAGGTCGTGCTGCTCGGGCAGGTGAGCCGCGAGCTCACGGCGCTGCCATGGCGTGGCCGCAGCCAGAAAGTGTGGCCGCAGATCGCGGCGGCGCTCGATGAGTTGCGCGCCGAGAACGACGTGGTGGTGATCGAGGGCGCGGGCTCTCCGGCCGAGATCAATTTGCATGCGAGTGACGTGGTCAACATGCGCGTGGCGCGGCATGCGGATGCGCGCTGCCTGCTGGTCTCCGACATCGATCGCGGTGGTGCATTCGCGCATCTCTTTGGCACGTGGGCGCTGCTGCCAGAAGATGAACAGGCGCTCATCAAAGGCTTTGTGCTCAACAAGTTCCGCGGCGACGCTACGCTGCTCGCGCCTGCGCCGCAGATGCTTTTCGAGCGCACGGGCATTCCAGTGGTCGCGACGATTCCAATGCAATGGAATCACGGTCTGCCCGAAGAAGACGGTGTGTTCGATGATCGTGCGCAGGGCACGTCGGGCGCAGTGCACACGCGGGTTGCGGTGATCGCTTATCCGCGCATCAGCAATCTCGATGAATTCCAGCCGCTCAAGAACGTGAGCGGCGTGCGTTTGAATTGGGCGCGCAGTCCGGCCGATGTGGAAGGCGCGGACTGGATCGTCCTGCCAGGCTCGAAGTCCACCGCAGCCGATCTCGCCTGGCTGCGTGCGCAGGGGCTGGATGCGGCCATCGCCTCACATGCTGCGAGGGGCGGCATGGTGCTGGGTGTGTGCGGGGGCTTGCAAATGCTGGGCGAGGCGCTGATCGATACCGTCGGCGTGGATGGCAACGCGCCGGGGCTGGGGCTGCTGCCGTTGGTCACCAGCTTTGAAGAGAACAAGACCGTGCAACTGACTGACACGTGTTTCGGCGATGTGCTTGGTGGCTGGAAGACCTTGTCTGGCGTGGCCTTGCGCGGCTATGAAATCCACCATGGACAGACCGCGCAGCATCCCGCAATGGAAGCTGCGGGCGACGTCGCCCGGATGGTGATTCCGGGTGTAGCGTGGCAGAACGGTGCGGGCAATGTGCTGGGGCTGTATTTGCATGGCATGTTCGAAGACGCCAACGTGCTGCAGGCCTTGTTCGGTGAGCGTGCCACCACGCTCGACGCGGTGTTCGAGCGCATGGCGCAGGGCGTGGGCGAGTGGTTCGATCCCGCTGCACTCGCGTTGAATTGA
- the cobT gene encoding nicotinate-nucleotide--dimethylbenzimidazole phosphoribosyltransferase — MLMIPEIASIADEALSARLQRRIDSKTKPLGALGRLETLAHRIGTILGTEEPVLHEPQVLVCAADHGLAAKGVSAYPSDVTWQMVENFLAGGAAVSVLARQNGLALTVADCGVAREIPLREHKQGAPRLVSCRVAAGTQDASAGPAMTMVQCEQAIANGRQLVRDMPGNALLLGEMGIGNTSVASLLLARLGGVSLAECTGAGTGLNAAGVARKLQILETALRANVDATAPLQALAALGGFEVAALTGAVLEAAVQRRVIVVDGFITTAAVLVASRLQPAVLERCVFAHRSGEPGHTHMLRLLQGEALLDMGLRLGEGSGAALAWPLLESACVILREMASFESAGVDGSNPA, encoded by the coding sequence ATGCTGATGATTCCCGAAATTGCATCGATTGCCGATGAGGCGCTGAGCGCCAGACTGCAACGACGCATCGACAGCAAGACCAAGCCGCTCGGCGCACTGGGTCGGCTCGAGACGCTGGCGCATCGCATCGGCACCATTCTGGGCACCGAAGAGCCCGTGCTGCACGAGCCGCAGGTGCTGGTGTGCGCGGCAGACCATGGCCTCGCGGCCAAGGGCGTGTCAGCCTATCCGAGCGACGTGACCTGGCAGATGGTCGAGAACTTTCTGGCAGGCGGTGCGGCGGTCAGCGTTCTGGCGCGCCAGAACGGTCTGGCGTTGACGGTAGCGGACTGCGGCGTGGCGCGCGAGATCCCGCTGCGTGAGCACAAGCAGGGCGCACCGCGACTCGTTTCGTGCCGTGTGGCCGCGGGCACGCAGGACGCGAGCGCGGGCCCCGCGATGACGATGGTGCAGTGCGAACAGGCCATCGCGAACGGTCGGCAACTGGTGCGCGACATGCCGGGCAACGCTTTGCTGCTTGGCGAAATGGGCATCGGCAATACCTCGGTCGCTTCGTTGCTGCTCGCGCGATTGGGTGGCGTTTCGTTGGCCGAATGCACGGGCGCGGGCACGGGTTTGAACGCGGCGGGCGTGGCTCGCAAGCTTCAGATTCTGGAGACTGCGCTGCGGGCCAACGTCGATGCGACCGCGCCGCTGCAGGCACTCGCCGCACTCGGCGGTTTTGAGGTCGCGGCGCTCACTGGCGCGGTGCTAGAGGCCGCTGTGCAGCGTCGCGTGATCGTGGTGGATGGTTTCATCACCACCGCCGCCGTGCTGGTAGCCAGTCGCCTGCAACCAGCGGTGTTGGAGCGCTGCGTTTTCGCACACCGCTCGGGCGAACCGGGCCACACGCACATGCTGCGCTTGCTCCAAGGCGAGGCGCTGCTCGACATGGGACTGCGTCTGGGTGAAGGTTCCGGTGCGGCGCTGGCGTGGCCGCTGTTGGAATCGGCCTGCGTGATCTTGCGCGAGATGGCGAGCTTTGAATCGGCTGGGGTGGATGGCAGCAACCCGGCCTGA
- a CDS encoding DUF1631 family protein, which translates to MPPNSDSFSQAFESSVLNDGTISDSRPVAVSTNSASLRRWLDELKQRQPLPTALGQVVQSFELPLIRLVQRDAAALSDERHASRKLIDTVIERGLRYPDASSEKFERFIALANQTVRHLTTLPVHDAAAFEHMHRMWNRAWEKPSSTSLAAMAAAGYPDAFQDLIRENASAFESLPTARLAPALWLEFLTGPWARVAAHSQCSTNKQRAGKYLTMAPVLLWCVQPDIERDDARRLLSWTSELANLVGEGLASVGYREVDIAPMQQRITRLHAHLAKIAETEPQETAETATELQTPTNADVDIHIEPYQAGQWFDMWIQQRCIRTQLTWANSTLSSFMFTAQDGSTQSLTRRMLDSLADKQSLQRVQDPDTAPDSAFYSQMRHSTY; encoded by the coding sequence ATGCCGCCGAACTCCGATTCGTTTTCCCAAGCCTTCGAGAGCAGCGTCCTGAATGACGGCACGATCAGCGATTCGCGCCCTGTCGCGGTGTCCACCAACTCAGCCAGCCTGCGTCGGTGGCTCGATGAACTCAAGCAACGCCAACCTCTGCCCACGGCCTTGGGCCAGGTGGTGCAGAGTTTTGAACTCCCACTCATCCGTCTCGTGCAGCGCGACGCAGCCGCTCTTTCCGACGAGCGCCACGCGTCCCGCAAGCTCATCGACACGGTGATCGAGCGCGGTCTGCGCTACCCCGACGCAAGCTCCGAGAAATTCGAGCGATTCATCGCGCTCGCCAACCAGACGGTGCGCCATCTCACCACCCTGCCCGTGCATGACGCCGCTGCCTTCGAGCATATGCATCGCATGTGGAATCGCGCCTGGGAAAAACCTTCCTCAACCAGCCTCGCGGCGATGGCGGCAGCAGGCTATCCGGATGCCTTTCAGGATTTGATTCGCGAGAACGCATCGGCCTTCGAATCGCTCCCGACAGCGCGTTTGGCGCCCGCGTTATGGCTTGAATTTCTCACAGGACCATGGGCCAGGGTTGCGGCACATTCGCAATGCTCGACCAACAAGCAGCGCGCCGGAAAATATCTGACGATGGCACCCGTACTGCTCTGGTGCGTACAGCCCGACATCGAACGCGACGACGCCCGTCGGCTACTGTCTTGGACCAGCGAACTGGCCAATCTGGTGGGTGAAGGACTCGCCAGCGTGGGATATCGGGAAGTCGACATCGCACCGATGCAGCAGCGGATCACGCGACTGCACGCCCATCTCGCAAAAATTGCAGAGACAGAACCACAGGAAACTGCGGAGACCGCGACCGAACTGCAAACGCCGACCAACGCAGATGTCGACATCCACATCGAGCCATATCAAGCCGGTCAATGGTTCGATATGTGGATCCAGCAGCGTTGCATCCGTACGCAACTGACCTGGGCCAACAGCACGCTGTCATCCTTCATGTTCACCGCGCAGGACGGCAGCACGCAATCCCTCACACGCCGCATGCTCGACAGCCTCGCCGACAAGCAAAGCCTGCAGCGCGTGCAAGACCCGGACACTGCACCCGACAGCGCGTTCTATAGTCAAATGCGGCACAGCACGTACTGA
- a CDS encoding MFS family transporter, whose product MGTTTTPTPYPDGGAPLQPGVYSAHEKRHRIFAIMAASSGNLVEWFDFYVYAFSALYFAGAFFPKADPTVQLLNTAGVFAAGFLMRPIGGWLFGRIADKYGRKLSLLISVAMMCTGSLVIACLPTYAQIGAWAPFLLLVCRLFQGLSVGGEYGTTATYMSEVALKGQRGFFSSFQYVTLIGGQLLAVLVIVILEAILSDQELRAWGWRIPFVCGAVAAVVALLLRRTLHETQTDAAKNNEEAGTIRGLFRHHTAAFVTVLGYTAGGSLIFYTFTTYMQKYLVNTVHLPIKTASYVMTVALFLYMCMQPLFGMLSDRIGRRNNMLLFGALGALLTVPILTALQHTTNPYVALVLIIVALAVVSFYTSISGIVKAEMFPPEVRALGVGLAYAVANAIFGGTAEYVALYLKDQGHESSFFWYVTVMMVIAFLFSFRLPKQAAYLHHDH is encoded by the coding sequence ATGGGAACAACGACTACACCAACTCCCTACCCAGATGGCGGCGCGCCGCTCCAGCCCGGCGTCTACTCAGCGCACGAAAAACGCCACCGCATCTTCGCGATCATGGCCGCCTCTTCGGGCAATCTGGTGGAGTGGTTCGACTTCTATGTCTATGCGTTTTCTGCGCTCTACTTCGCTGGCGCGTTCTTTCCCAAGGCCGACCCCACCGTTCAGTTGCTGAATACCGCCGGTGTGTTCGCCGCTGGTTTTCTGATGCGCCCCATCGGCGGCTGGCTGTTCGGCCGCATCGCCGACAAGTATGGACGCAAGCTCTCACTGTTGATCTCAGTCGCCATGATGTGCACCGGCTCGCTCGTCATCGCCTGCCTGCCCACGTACGCACAAATCGGCGCATGGGCGCCGTTTCTGCTGCTGGTCTGCCGCTTGTTCCAGGGCCTGTCGGTCGGCGGTGAATACGGCACCACGGCCACCTACATGAGCGAAGTGGCACTCAAGGGCCAGCGCGGATTCTTCTCGTCCTTCCAATACGTCACGCTGATCGGCGGCCAGTTGCTCGCCGTGCTGGTCATCGTGATTCTCGAAGCCATCTTGAGCGATCAGGAGCTGCGCGCCTGGGGTTGGCGCATTCCTTTCGTGTGCGGTGCCGTAGCCGCCGTTGTCGCATTGCTGCTGCGTCGCACCCTGCATGAAACGCAGACCGATGCCGCCAAGAACAACGAAGAGGCAGGCACCATCCGAGGCCTGTTCCGCCACCACACCGCTGCCTTTGTCACCGTGCTGGGCTACACCGCAGGCGGCTCGCTGATCTTCTACACCTTCACCACCTACATGCAGAAGTATTTGGTGAACACCGTGCACCTGCCGATCAAGACCGCCAGCTACGTGATGACCGTGGCGCTGTTCCTCTACATGTGCATGCAGCCGTTGTTTGGCATGCTGTCCGACCGCATCGGCAGGCGCAACAACATGCTGCTGTTTGGCGCGCTCGGCGCATTGCTTACGGTGCCAATTCTCACCGCCCTGCAGCACACGACCAACCCCTACGTGGCGCTCGTACTCATCATCGTGGCGCTGGCTGTCGTGAGCTTCTACACCTCGATCAGCGGCATCGTGAAGGCCGAAATGTTCCCGCCCGAGGTGCGCGCGCTCGGTGTCGGTCTGGCCTATGCAGTCGCCAATGCCATCTTCGGCGGCACGGCCGAATATGTCGCGCTCTACCTCAAGGACCAGGGCCACGAATCCTCGTTCTTCTGGTACGTCACGGTGATGATGGTGATCGCCTTTCTGTTCAGTTTCCGCCTGCCCAAGCAGGCTGCTTACCTGCACCACGATCACTGA
- the nth gene encoding endonuclease III, which produces MKQSDIEPFFATLKAANPQPNTELEYTSVFELLTAVLLSAQATDVGVNKATRKLFPVANTPQAILDLGLDGLESYIRTIGLYHSKAKHLLETCRMLIDHHGGKVPQTREELQALPGVGRKTANVVLNVAFGQPTMAVDTHIFRVSNRTGLAPGKDPLAVELQLMKRVPDEYAVDSHHWLILLGRYVCQARKPRCWECVVSPYCDFTPKTISV; this is translated from the coding sequence ATGAAACAGAGCGACATCGAGCCTTTCTTCGCCACGCTGAAAGCGGCCAACCCACAACCCAACACCGAGCTCGAATACACCTCCGTGTTCGAGCTGCTCACCGCCGTCCTGCTGTCCGCGCAGGCCACCGACGTGGGCGTGAACAAGGCCACGCGCAAGCTGTTCCCCGTTGCCAACACGCCGCAGGCCATTCTCGATCTCGGTCTCGATGGCCTCGAGAGCTATATCAGAACCATCGGCCTATACCACAGCAAGGCCAAGCATCTGCTTGAGACATGTCGGATGCTCATCGACCACCACGGCGGCAAGGTGCCACAAACGCGCGAAGAACTGCAGGCCCTTCCGGGCGTGGGTCGCAAAACCGCCAATGTGGTGCTCAATGTCGCCTTCGGCCAGCCAACCATGGCGGTCGACACCCACATCTTCCGCGTGAGCAACCGCACCGGATTGGCCCCTGGCAAGGACCCGCTGGCCGTCGAGCTGCAACTCATGAAGCGCGTGCCGGACGAGTACGCGGTCGACTCGCACCACTGGCTGATTCTGCTCGGCCGCTACGTCTGTCAGGCCCGCAAGCCACGCTGCTGGGAATGCGTCGTCTCGCCATATTGCGATTTCACGCCGAAAACCATCTCTGTTTAA
- a CDS encoding ShlB/FhaC/HecB family hemolysin secretion/activation protein, translating to MCFSPLLSHAQSATAGGNPLNTLPSVPVPQPQAQVPLQVAPPQTQVEQVLALKVQTTRVDVQGVSAIPFEEVSALLSPLAGGTHTIADLMAAAQKVTALYQERGYALSFAFVPAQDFAGGVVRFSVVEGYLQRVELEGDFGKSESLVREIAEPLLKERPLTSATFQKQTQLMTRLPGIEIAAIANLPTTTDGATPLVLKAKHKPIIISVGGELRKPTSRFMANLLINDPFWQGSQFQFSTLLRNPSDERFLSLGFTQLLNASGTVARVSYSDFRSHNDPLSKLPGIDDNTSQRKLDLSVTHPWIVAGNEQLSTTAGFYGLNYRKEYWVPANSISIHDEERVRALYAQVAWSKAAATVGRSANVTLTQGIDGLGAGFDRGNNVGQPMLANPAKLDFTRVSGDYSERHRFANKLGAAFGFGGQYSGDILPTPERVSFGSSRYGRGYAPGEFSGDKGIGANAEMNYQFGMDNQWLKNIEPYVLYEWAKLWQNTSGTVATTMKSASAGVRLADNKHYSLDLSVSKPLGARTANNPERALRYGLILSYNLDL from the coding sequence TTGTGTTTTTCGCCCCTGCTCAGCCATGCGCAATCCGCAACGGCAGGCGGCAACCCTCTGAACACCCTGCCCTCCGTGCCCGTGCCTCAGCCGCAGGCTCAGGTACCGCTGCAGGTGGCCCCACCGCAGACTCAGGTCGAGCAGGTGCTCGCCCTCAAGGTGCAGACCACGCGTGTCGATGTGCAAGGCGTGTCCGCGATTCCGTTCGAGGAGGTCAGCGCCCTGCTCTCGCCACTCGCCGGCGGTACACATACGATTGCCGACCTGATGGCTGCCGCGCAGAAGGTCACGGCGCTGTACCAGGAACGCGGCTATGCGCTGTCGTTCGCCTTTGTTCCGGCGCAGGATTTCGCGGGTGGAGTCGTGCGCTTCAGCGTCGTCGAAGGGTATCTGCAGCGCGTGGAGCTGGAAGGTGATTTTGGCAAATCCGAATCGCTGGTGCGCGAGATCGCCGAGCCTCTGCTCAAGGAACGCCCTCTCACCTCGGCCACTTTTCAGAAGCAGACGCAGTTAATGACGCGCCTGCCCGGCATCGAGATTGCAGCCATCGCCAATCTGCCCACTACGACGGACGGCGCCACGCCACTGGTCCTCAAGGCCAAGCACAAGCCGATCATCATCTCTGTGGGTGGCGAACTGCGCAAGCCAACCTCGCGCTTCATGGCCAATCTGCTGATCAACGACCCCTTCTGGCAAGGCAGCCAGTTCCAGTTCTCGACCCTGCTGCGCAACCCGAGCGACGAGCGCTTCCTCTCCTTGGGTTTCACACAATTGCTCAATGCCTCAGGCACCGTGGCCCGCGTGAGCTATTCCGACTTTCGCAGCCACAACGACCCGCTCTCCAAGCTGCCGGGCATCGACGACAACACCTCGCAGCGCAAGCTCGACCTGAGCGTGACGCATCCCTGGATCGTCGCAGGCAACGAGCAGCTCAGCACCACTGCCGGTTTCTATGGCCTGAACTACCGCAAGGAGTACTGGGTCCCCGCCAACTCAATCAGCATCCATGACGAGGAACGTGTACGCGCGCTCTATGCGCAGGTGGCTTGGTCGAAAGCCGCTGCTACCGTGGGTCGTTCGGCCAATGTCACACTGACGCAAGGCATCGACGGACTCGGCGCAGGCTTTGACCGAGGCAACAATGTGGGCCAACCCATGCTGGCCAACCCGGCCAAGCTCGACTTCACGCGCGTGAGCGGCGACTACTCCGAGCGCCACCGCTTTGCCAACAAGCTGGGCGCGGCGTTCGGTTTCGGCGGGCAGTATTCGGGCGACATCCTGCCTACGCCCGAGCGCGTGTCCTTCGGCAGTTCGCGCTACGGACGAGGCTATGCACCCGGCGAGTTTTCAGGGGACAAGGGCATCGGAGCGAACGCCGAGATGAACTACCAGTTTGGCATGGACAACCAATGGCTCAAGAACATCGAGCCCTATGTGCTCTACGAATGGGCCAAGCTCTGGCAAAACACTTCGGGCACCGTCGCCACGACGATGAAGTCCGCCAGCGCAGGCGTGCGCCTGGCCGACAACAAGCACTATTCGCTTGATCTGTCGGTTTCCAAGCCACTGGGCGCGCGCACAGCCAACAACCCCGAGCGCGCGCTGCGCTATGGCCTGATCCTGAGCTACAACCTCGACTTGTAG